Proteins encoded in a region of the Oncorhynchus gorbuscha isolate QuinsamMale2020 ecotype Even-year linkage group LG16, OgorEven_v1.0, whole genome shotgun sequence genome:
- the LOC123999075 gene encoding forkhead box protein N4-like isoform X1, with protein sequence MDSNSALIRSEQEMIPSRQMIPPRQHDSDFQKFRKLLTTELSQQSEELPGDLQSLSWLTTVDVHRLQQMATGRLAFNNTEPQSSPLELHPGSDQHRNMNTALGHDTIVPPHSNMQNSYIGMNYINNQNGNMTGGYPGSGMPASEYQSSPVHYYHSPQQAYSPAQAVQQHSPSSLYNSPSYHSQNLYEQQAAGMSITNPHSNQDLLQEPNSFPKPIYSYSCLIAMALKNSRTGSLPVSEIYGFMKEHFPYFKTAPDGWKNSVRHNLSLNKCFQKEENKQGGSSSTRKGCLWALNPAKINKMEEEMQKWKRKDLTAIRRSMANPDELDRLITDRPGGCRRNPCDPRMTCLPSSPCGSPLSGLLQTSLPFHLQAQNPTLLGDASSPVPARTPPLHSVPDYSHTPFIQQQPYRQANSHSLYSLHPDVTADVDALDPSIMEFAGSLWEGVREEGFSLESMFNHSPLCLSDSELPGPTTGQPLVDLQVSGLYTTLDPAPAVPFQYITTTEAGGQAATLL encoded by the exons ATGGACTCAAACTCAGCGTTGATTCGTTCAGAACAG GAGATGATACCATCGCGCCAGATGATACCACCGCGCCAGCATGACAGCGATTTTCAGAAATTCAGAAA GCTGCTGACCACTGAGCTGTCCCAGCAGAGTGAGGAGCTGCCAGGGGACCTGCAGTCTCTATCCTGGCTCACCACCGTGGACGTACACAGGCTGCAGCAGATGGCCACAGGCAGACTGGCCTTCAACAACACAGAACCCCAGAGCAGCCCACTGGAGCTTCACCCAGGTTCAGACCAGCACAGAAACATGAATACAGCACTAGGACATGACACCATTGTCCCTCCCCATAGCAACATGCAGAACAGTTATATTGGAATGAACTACATCAACAATCAAAATGGAAAT ATGACAGGAGGGTACCCAGGAAGTGGTATGCCTGCCTCAGAATACCAGTCCTCCCCAGTCCACTACTACCACTCCCCCCAGCAGGCCTATAGCCCAGCTCAGGCTGTCCAACAG CATTCCCCCAGCAGCCTGTATAACAGCCCTTCCTACCATAGCCAAAACCTGTATGAGCAGCAAGCAGCAGGCATGAGCATCACCAACCCCCACAGCAACCAGGATCTCCTACAAGAACCTAATTCCTTCCCCAAACCGATCTACTCCTACAG CTGCCTGATTGCTATGGCTCTGAAGAACAGCCGGACAGGCAGCCTCCCTGTCAGTGAGATCTATGGCTTCATGAAGGAGCACTTCCCTTACTTCAAG ACGGCGCCTGACGGCTGGAAGAACTCTGTGAGACACAACCTGTCTCTGAACAAGTGCTTTCAAAAGGAAGAGAACAAGCAGGGAGGCTCCTCCTCCACTCGTAAGGGCTGTCTGTGGGCCCTCAACCCAGCCAAGATCAAcaagatggaggaagagatgcAGAAGTGGAAACGCAAGGACCTAACTGCCATCCGCCGCAGCATGGCCAACCCAG ATGAGCTGGACAGGCTGATCACAGACCGACCGGGCGGCTGTCGGAGGAACCCTTGTGACCCCAGGATGACGTGTCTCCCTTCTAGCCCCTGTGGTTCCCCTCTGTCTGGGCTTCTGCAGACATCCCTCCCCTTCCATCTCCAGGCTCAGAATCCCACCCTGCTAGGAGATGCCAGCTCCCCTGTTCCCGCCCggacccctcccctccactcggTCCCAGACTACTCCCACACTCCCTTCATCCAGCAGCAGCCCTACAGACAAGCCAACAGCCACAGTCTGTACAGCCTCCACCCTGACGTCACAGCAGATGTGGACGCTCTGGACCCTAGTATCATGGAGTTTGCCG GGAGCCtatgggagggggtgagagaagaggGCTTCAGCCTGGAGAGTATGTTTAACCACTCTCCTCTGTGCCTGTCTGACTCTGAGCTGCCTGGCCCCACCACTGGACAGCCCCTGGTGGACCTACAGGTTTCAGGGCTGTACACCACCCTGGACCCGGCACCTGCTGTCCCCTTCCAGTACATCACCACCACAGAGGCCGGGGGCCAAGCCGCCACCctgctctga
- the LOC123999075 gene encoding forkhead box protein N4-like isoform X3 yields MATGRLAFNNTEPQSSPLELHPGSDQHRNMNTALGHDTIVPPHSNMQNSYIGMNYINNQNGNMTGGYPGSGMPASEYQSSPVHYYHSPQQAYSPAQAVQQHSPSSLYNSPSYHSQNLYEQQAAGMSITNPHSNQDLLQEPNSFPKPIYSYSCLIAMALKNSRTGSLPVSEIYGFMKEHFPYFKTAPDGWKNSVRHNLSLNKCFQKEENKQGGSSSTRKGCLWALNPAKINKMEEEMQKWKRKDLTAIRRSMANPDELDRLITDRPGGCRRNPCDPRMTCLPSSPCGSPLSGLLQTSLPFHLQAQNPTLLGDASSPVPARTPPLHSVPDYSHTPFIQQQPYRQANSHSLYSLHPDVTADVDALDPSIMEFAGSLWEGVREEGFSLESMFNHSPLCLSDSELPGPTTGQPLVDLQVSGLYTTLDPAPAVPFQYITTTEAGGQAATLL; encoded by the exons ATGGCCACAGGCAGACTGGCCTTCAACAACACAGAACCCCAGAGCAGCCCACTGGAGCTTCACCCAGGTTCAGACCAGCACAGAAACATGAATACAGCACTAGGACATGACACCATTGTCCCTCCCCATAGCAACATGCAGAACAGTTATATTGGAATGAACTACATCAACAATCAAAATGGAAAT ATGACAGGAGGGTACCCAGGAAGTGGTATGCCTGCCTCAGAATACCAGTCCTCCCCAGTCCACTACTACCACTCCCCCCAGCAGGCCTATAGCCCAGCTCAGGCTGTCCAACAG CATTCCCCCAGCAGCCTGTATAACAGCCCTTCCTACCATAGCCAAAACCTGTATGAGCAGCAAGCAGCAGGCATGAGCATCACCAACCCCCACAGCAACCAGGATCTCCTACAAGAACCTAATTCCTTCCCCAAACCGATCTACTCCTACAG CTGCCTGATTGCTATGGCTCTGAAGAACAGCCGGACAGGCAGCCTCCCTGTCAGTGAGATCTATGGCTTCATGAAGGAGCACTTCCCTTACTTCAAG ACGGCGCCTGACGGCTGGAAGAACTCTGTGAGACACAACCTGTCTCTGAACAAGTGCTTTCAAAAGGAAGAGAACAAGCAGGGAGGCTCCTCCTCCACTCGTAAGGGCTGTCTGTGGGCCCTCAACCCAGCCAAGATCAAcaagatggaggaagagatgcAGAAGTGGAAACGCAAGGACCTAACTGCCATCCGCCGCAGCATGGCCAACCCAG ATGAGCTGGACAGGCTGATCACAGACCGACCGGGCGGCTGTCGGAGGAACCCTTGTGACCCCAGGATGACGTGTCTCCCTTCTAGCCCCTGTGGTTCCCCTCTGTCTGGGCTTCTGCAGACATCCCTCCCCTTCCATCTCCAGGCTCAGAATCCCACCCTGCTAGGAGATGCCAGCTCCCCTGTTCCCGCCCggacccctcccctccactcggTCCCAGACTACTCCCACACTCCCTTCATCCAGCAGCAGCCCTACAGACAAGCCAACAGCCACAGTCTGTACAGCCTCCACCCTGACGTCACAGCAGATGTGGACGCTCTGGACCCTAGTATCATGGAGTTTGCCG GGAGCCtatgggagggggtgagagaagaggGCTTCAGCCTGGAGAGTATGTTTAACCACTCTCCTCTGTGCCTGTCTGACTCTGAGCTGCCTGGCCCCACCACTGGACAGCCCCTGGTGGACCTACAGGTTTCAGGGCTGTACACCACCCTGGACCCGGCACCTGCTGTCCCCTTCCAGTACATCACCACCACAGAGGCCGGGGGCCAAGCCGCCACCctgctctga
- the LOC123999075 gene encoding forkhead box protein N4-like isoform X2, with translation MFPSKRLLTTELSQQSEELPGDLQSLSWLTTVDVHRLQQMATGRLAFNNTEPQSSPLELHPGSDQHRNMNTALGHDTIVPPHSNMQNSYIGMNYINNQNGNMTGGYPGSGMPASEYQSSPVHYYHSPQQAYSPAQAVQQHSPSSLYNSPSYHSQNLYEQQAAGMSITNPHSNQDLLQEPNSFPKPIYSYSCLIAMALKNSRTGSLPVSEIYGFMKEHFPYFKTAPDGWKNSVRHNLSLNKCFQKEENKQGGSSSTRKGCLWALNPAKINKMEEEMQKWKRKDLTAIRRSMANPDELDRLITDRPGGCRRNPCDPRMTCLPSSPCGSPLSGLLQTSLPFHLQAQNPTLLGDASSPVPARTPPLHSVPDYSHTPFIQQQPYRQANSHSLYSLHPDVTADVDALDPSIMEFAGSLWEGVREEGFSLESMFNHSPLCLSDSELPGPTTGQPLVDLQVSGLYTTLDPAPAVPFQYITTTEAGGQAATLL, from the exons ATGTTTCCCTCAAAAAG GCTGCTGACCACTGAGCTGTCCCAGCAGAGTGAGGAGCTGCCAGGGGACCTGCAGTCTCTATCCTGGCTCACCACCGTGGACGTACACAGGCTGCAGCAGATGGCCACAGGCAGACTGGCCTTCAACAACACAGAACCCCAGAGCAGCCCACTGGAGCTTCACCCAGGTTCAGACCAGCACAGAAACATGAATACAGCACTAGGACATGACACCATTGTCCCTCCCCATAGCAACATGCAGAACAGTTATATTGGAATGAACTACATCAACAATCAAAATGGAAAT ATGACAGGAGGGTACCCAGGAAGTGGTATGCCTGCCTCAGAATACCAGTCCTCCCCAGTCCACTACTACCACTCCCCCCAGCAGGCCTATAGCCCAGCTCAGGCTGTCCAACAG CATTCCCCCAGCAGCCTGTATAACAGCCCTTCCTACCATAGCCAAAACCTGTATGAGCAGCAAGCAGCAGGCATGAGCATCACCAACCCCCACAGCAACCAGGATCTCCTACAAGAACCTAATTCCTTCCCCAAACCGATCTACTCCTACAG CTGCCTGATTGCTATGGCTCTGAAGAACAGCCGGACAGGCAGCCTCCCTGTCAGTGAGATCTATGGCTTCATGAAGGAGCACTTCCCTTACTTCAAG ACGGCGCCTGACGGCTGGAAGAACTCTGTGAGACACAACCTGTCTCTGAACAAGTGCTTTCAAAAGGAAGAGAACAAGCAGGGAGGCTCCTCCTCCACTCGTAAGGGCTGTCTGTGGGCCCTCAACCCAGCCAAGATCAAcaagatggaggaagagatgcAGAAGTGGAAACGCAAGGACCTAACTGCCATCCGCCGCAGCATGGCCAACCCAG ATGAGCTGGACAGGCTGATCACAGACCGACCGGGCGGCTGTCGGAGGAACCCTTGTGACCCCAGGATGACGTGTCTCCCTTCTAGCCCCTGTGGTTCCCCTCTGTCTGGGCTTCTGCAGACATCCCTCCCCTTCCATCTCCAGGCTCAGAATCCCACCCTGCTAGGAGATGCCAGCTCCCCTGTTCCCGCCCggacccctcccctccactcggTCCCAGACTACTCCCACACTCCCTTCATCCAGCAGCAGCCCTACAGACAAGCCAACAGCCACAGTCTGTACAGCCTCCACCCTGACGTCACAGCAGATGTGGACGCTCTGGACCCTAGTATCATGGAGTTTGCCG GGAGCCtatgggagggggtgagagaagaggGCTTCAGCCTGGAGAGTATGTTTAACCACTCTCCTCTGTGCCTGTCTGACTCTGAGCTGCCTGGCCCCACCACTGGACAGCCCCTGGTGGACCTACAGGTTTCAGGGCTGTACACCACCCTGGACCCGGCACCTGCTGTCCCCTTCCAGTACATCACCACCACAGAGGCCGGGGGCCAAGCCGCCACCctgctctga
- the LOC123999076 gene encoding BTB/POZ domain-containing adapter for CUL3-mediated RhoA degradation protein 3 isoform X2, producing the protein MSGVSAVSSALPAATTRTTSFKGSCPSSKYVKLNVGGALYYTTMQTLTKQDTMLKAMFSGRMEVLTDSEGWILIDRCGKHFGTILNYLRDGAVPLPEIRREVEELLAEAKYYLVQGLADECHAALQNKDMYEPFCKVPLVTSSKEEQRLISTSNKPTVKLLYNRSNNKYSYTSNSDDNMLKNIELFDKLSLRFNGRVLFIKDVIGDEICCWSFYGQGRKIAEVCCTSIVYATEKKQTKVEFPEARIYEETLNILLYESQDGRGPDNALLEATGGAAGRSHHLDEDEERELIERVRRIHIKRPDDRTHHHQ; encoded by the exons ATGTCAGGAGTAAGTGCGGTGAGCTCGGCGTTGCCTGCGGCTACAACCCGTACCACCTCATTCAAGGGCTCCTGCCCCAGCTCGAAGTATGTGAAGCTGAACGTGGGCGGGGCGCTCTACTACACCACCATGCAGACACTCACCAAGCAGGACACCATGCTCAAGGCCATGTTCAGCGGTAGGATGGAGGTTCTCACAGACAGCGAAG GCTGGATCCTTATTGACAGGTGTGGGAAGCACTTTGGGACCATTCTGAACTACCTGCGTGATGGTGCTGTACCTCTGCCTGAGATccggagagaggtggaagagctCCTGGCAGAGGCCAAATATTACCTGGTGCAGGGGTTAGCTGACGAGTGCCATGCTGCCTTACAG AACAAAGATATGTATGAGCCCTTCTGTAAAGTGCCCTTGGTCACTTCATCAAAGGAAGAACAGAGACTCATAtctacctccaacaag CCCACAGTCAAGCTGTTATACAACAGGAGCAACAACAAGTACTCTTACACCAG CAACTCCGATGACAACATGCTGAAAAACATAGAGCTGTTTGACAAGCTCTCTCTGCGGTTCAACGGACGTGTGCTCTTCATCAAGGACGTGATCGGGGATGAGATCTGCTGCTGGTCGTTCTATGGGCAGGGCCGTAAGATCGCTGAGGTGTGCTGTACCTCCATAGTCTACGCCACAGAGAAGAAGCAAACCAAG GTGGAGTTCCCAGAGGCTCGTATCTATGAGGAGACACTCAACATCCTGCTGTATGAGTCTCAGGACGGGCGTGGTCCAGACAACGCTCTACTGGAGGCTACAGGGGGCGCTGCAGGCCGATCCCATCACCTGGATGAGGACGAGGAGCGGGAACTCATCGAGAGGGTGCGACGCATTCACATCAAACGCCCTGATGACCGCACCCACCACCACCAGTAA
- the LOC123999076 gene encoding BTB/POZ domain-containing adapter for CUL3-mediated RhoA degradation protein 3 isoform X1: MEEMSGVSAVSSALPAATTRTTSFKGSCPSSKYVKLNVGGALYYTTMQTLTKQDTMLKAMFSGRMEVLTDSEGWILIDRCGKHFGTILNYLRDGAVPLPEIRREVEELLAEAKYYLVQGLADECHAALQNKDMYEPFCKVPLVTSSKEEQRLISTSNKPTVKLLYNRSNNKYSYTSNSDDNMLKNIELFDKLSLRFNGRVLFIKDVIGDEICCWSFYGQGRKIAEVCCTSIVYATEKKQTKVEFPEARIYEETLNILLYESQDGRGPDNALLEATGGAAGRSHHLDEDEERELIERVRRIHIKRPDDRTHHHQ; this comes from the exons GAAGAGATGTCAGGAGTAAGTGCGGTGAGCTCGGCGTTGCCTGCGGCTACAACCCGTACCACCTCATTCAAGGGCTCCTGCCCCAGCTCGAAGTATGTGAAGCTGAACGTGGGCGGGGCGCTCTACTACACCACCATGCAGACACTCACCAAGCAGGACACCATGCTCAAGGCCATGTTCAGCGGTAGGATGGAGGTTCTCACAGACAGCGAAG GCTGGATCCTTATTGACAGGTGTGGGAAGCACTTTGGGACCATTCTGAACTACCTGCGTGATGGTGCTGTACCTCTGCCTGAGATccggagagaggtggaagagctCCTGGCAGAGGCCAAATATTACCTGGTGCAGGGGTTAGCTGACGAGTGCCATGCTGCCTTACAG AACAAAGATATGTATGAGCCCTTCTGTAAAGTGCCCTTGGTCACTTCATCAAAGGAAGAACAGAGACTCATAtctacctccaacaag CCCACAGTCAAGCTGTTATACAACAGGAGCAACAACAAGTACTCTTACACCAG CAACTCCGATGACAACATGCTGAAAAACATAGAGCTGTTTGACAAGCTCTCTCTGCGGTTCAACGGACGTGTGCTCTTCATCAAGGACGTGATCGGGGATGAGATCTGCTGCTGGTCGTTCTATGGGCAGGGCCGTAAGATCGCTGAGGTGTGCTGTACCTCCATAGTCTACGCCACAGAGAAGAAGCAAACCAAG GTGGAGTTCCCAGAGGCTCGTATCTATGAGGAGACACTCAACATCCTGCTGTATGAGTCTCAGGACGGGCGTGGTCCAGACAACGCTCTACTGGAGGCTACAGGGGGCGCTGCAGGCCGATCCCATCACCTGGATGAGGACGAGGAGCGGGAACTCATCGAGAGGGTGCGACGCATTCACATCAAACGCCCTGATGACCGCACCCACCACCACCAGTAA